A DNA window from Elephas maximus indicus isolate mEleMax1 chromosome 17, mEleMax1 primary haplotype, whole genome shotgun sequence contains the following coding sequences:
- the BSX gene encoding brain-specific homeobox protein homolog, producing MNLNFTSPLHPASSQRPTSFFIEDILLHKPKPLREVAPDHFATTLASRVPLLDYGYPLMPTPTLLAPHPHHPLHKGDHHHPYFLTTSGVPVPALFPHPQHAELPGKHCRRRKARTVFSDSQLSGLEKRFEIQRYLSTPERVELATALSLSETQVKTWFQNRRMKHKKQLRKSQDEPKAPDRPESPESSPRGPEAASAEARPGLPAGPFMLTEPEDEVDIGDEGELGSGPQVL from the exons ATGAATCTCAACTTCACCTCCCCTCTACACCCAGCGTCTTCTCAGAGGCCCACGTCCTTCTTCATCGAGGACATCCTGCTGCACAAGCCCAAGCCTCTGAGGGAGGTGGCCCCCGACCATTTCGCCACTACGCTGGCCTCCCGGGTGCCTCTGCTAGACTATGGCTACCCCCTCATGCCCACACCCACCCTCCTGGCTCCTCACCCCCATCACCCTCTACACAAGGGGGACCACCACCACCCTTATTTCCTCACCACCTCGG GAGTGCCGGTCCCGGCGCTGTTCCCGCACCCTCAGCACGCGGAGCTGCCGGGGAAGCACTGCCGCCGCCGCAAAGCTCGCACGGTTTTCTCCGACTCGCAGCTCTCCGGCCTGGAGAAGAGGTTCGAGATCCAGCGCTACCTGTCCACACCAGAGCGGGTGGAATTGGCCACGGCCCTCAGCCTGTCCGAGACGCAG GTGAAAACGTGGTTCCAGAATCGGCGGATGAAGCATAAAAAGCAGCTGAGGAAAAGTCAAGACGAGCCCAAAGCGCCGGACCGGCCGGAGAGCCCTGAGAGCAGCCCCCGCGGCCCAGAGGCCGCCTCCGCGGAGGCTCGGCCCGGCCTGCCCGCCGGCCCCTTCATGCTGACCGAGCCGGAGGACGAGGTGGACATTGGGGACGAGGGGGAGCTCGGCTCAGGGCCGCAAGTGCTCTGA